A single window of Macrobrachium nipponense isolate FS-2020 chromosome 31, ASM1510439v2, whole genome shotgun sequence DNA harbors:
- the LOC135206470 gene encoding uncharacterized protein LOC135206470: protein MPRTNQTKKDKKSKGSTFSEAEDGDFCSWRGDSPGSSHAPQHWTDHVGFSSSSADNWASKLSCSTSPFPQGNDPMTMSPSREEDPFVTNKRLAEELKRRSSQTTYLFHEVLRREGEIDELQERLERRTYEAAENHSILQDHVSGTSELIGTLTNQGAAQWDPNMIRMLQGLKNRFQS from the exons ATGCCCAGAACCAACCAAACCAAAAAGGACAAGAAGTCCAAGGGGTCTACTTTTAGCGAGGCTGAGGATGGGGACTTTTGTTCGTGGCGAGGCGACAGTCCAG GTAGCTCCCATGCGCCACAACACTGGACTGACCATGTGGGATTTTCATCAAGTTCGGCGGATAACTGGGCATCAAAACTCAGCTGTTCTACGTCACCGTTTCCACAAGGCAACGACCCAATGACGATGAGCCCCAGCAG AGAAGAAGATCCTTTTGTTACCAACAAGAGGCTCGCGGAGGAGCTCAAGAGACGTTCATCCCAAACCACGTACTTGTTCCACGAAGTCCTTCGGCGGGAGGGGGAGATAGACGAGCTGCAGGAGCGTCTTGAGAGAAGGACGTACGAAGCAGCTGAAAACCACTCGATCCTGCAAGATCACGTCAGTGGAACCAGCGAGCTCATCGGGACACTTACGAATCAAGGCGCGGCCCAGTGGGATCCTAACATGATTAGGATGCTTCAGGGATTGAAGAATCGGTTCCAGTCCTAG